Within Paenibacillus albicereus, the genomic segment GGAGGAATTCTGGCGCAGCGCGGTGGCGCTGACCGGCGAAGACATCCGTCAATTCCTGGAGCTGACGGAATAAGCCGGGCGGCTGCAGAAGCCTGAAGGTTCGATGAAGCTTGGCCGAAGCGCATGAAGATTCCATAAAGAGGGTTGAAACCGCTCCGTACGAAGCGTATCCTGTTCGTCAGGAAGGGCTTCAAGAGATTCTATTTCCTAGGAAATGAAGGAGGAAGCGAGCCGATGAAATTCTTTCTGGATACCGCCAATGTCGAGGAAATCAAGCGCGTCGCCAAGCTGGGCCTGGTGGACGGGGTGACGACGAACCCGACGCTCGTCGCCAAGGAAGGCCGCGTCTTCAAGGAAGTCGTACAGGAAATTTGCCGGATCGTGCCGGGTCCCGTAAGCGCGGAGGTGACGGGCTCGACCAGCGAGGACATGCTCAAGGAAGCGCTTGAGATCGCCGAGTGGGCGCCGAACGTCGTCATCAAGGTGCCTCTCACCGAGGATGGCCTGTACGTCACCCATGCGCTCGCGCAAAAGGGCATCAAGACGAACGTCACCCTCGTCTTCTCCGTCGCCCAGGGCCTGATGGCTGCGAAAGCCGGCGCGACGTTCATCAGTCCGTTCGTCGGCCGGCTGGACGACATCGGCATGACCGGCATGGACCTGGTGCGGGACCTGTCCGCTATCATCAAGATCTACGGTTTCCAGACGGAGATCATCGTCGCCAGCATCCGCAGCCTGGAGCATGTCAAGGAAGCGGCTCTTGCCGGCGCGCACATCGCCACGATCCCGGGCTCGCTCCTGCCGACGCTCTGGAAGCACCCGCTTACGGACATCGGCATCGAGCGCTTCACGGCGGATTGGAACAAGATGCAGGCCGCTTTGGCCAAGGGCTGATCTACGTTTGGATGCAAGGCGTTATGCCGATATGGATTTAACGATCGTTTTTTGAATGGGGCCGTCCTCCCTTCCAGAAGGCTTGACCGGCTGAATCGGAGCATGCTATAGTCGTCTCAATTCAATCGAATGACCTTGCGGAAGCACCGCGAACGAGCAGATTCACTGCTTGTTTGCGGTGCTTTTTTGCGTCCAGGGAGGGATCGGCCTGATGGCCAGGCTTGAGATTGTCGTCGCGGCGGCAGAATCGGAATATATGCGAAGGCTGGCGGCTGGCGTGAGGGACTCGCCGTTCGGCAGCCGATGGAGATTGACGGCATGCACGACGGGGGATTCGCTGCGACAGTATTTAAAAGGAGGCTATGCGGTCCATCTGGTGCTGGCGCAGCCGTCGCTCCTGGAGCAGGCGGGAGAGCTGCCCGCCGGCATTCCGGCGGCGGCCTTCGTGCGGCGCCGCGGCGAAGGCGGCGGATTGCCCGAGCTGCTCCAGTATCAGCCGGTGCCGGAGCTGCTGGCCGGCATCGAGGCGCTGCTTGCCGGCAGCGGCGATAAGCGGCTCCGCGCAGGGGGAGAGGGGGCTGCCGTAGTCGCCGTATGCGACCCTGTCGGCGGAGCGGGCAAGTCGACGTGCTCGCTCTGGCTGGCCCGCCTGGCGGGAGAGCGCGGGCTTCGCGCGCTGTATCTCAACCTCGAGCGCTTCGATGCTTCCGGATTGCAGCTGCGAGAACCGGGCGAGGCTTCAGGAGAGGGGGTCGAAGCGCTGCTATATGCGCTCAAGGCGGACAAGCCGGATTTTCCGGCCCGGCTGACGAGCGTGCGCCGCTACAGCCGGCGGATGGGAACCGACTATATCGGCGAGGCTCCGAGTCCGGAAGAACGGCAGGCGATGACCGGCGACGATGCCGCTCGTCTGCTGGAGGCGCTGGCCGGCAGCGGCTTGTACGATCTGATCGTGGCGGATATGGACAGCGTGCTGGACGATGCGGCGGCGGCCGTGCTGGAGCGTTGCGACGCCGTCGTCTGGCTCGCCGAGCCTTCGGCCGTCGCCAGGCGCAAGACTCGGCTGGCGTTCGAGGCCGCCAGGCTGACGCATCCTGCCGCGGCGGCGGCAGCGCGCAGCCGCATGCTCTTCGTCCGGAGCCGCGTCCGGCCTCACGCCGAGGAGGATCGCGTTGCAGAATGCGCCGCGGACCGTTCTCTGCCGGCTTTTGCGGCGGAGCTCCCTTACGATCCCGGCATCGGCCGCATCGAATCGGCCGCTCCCGCCTATATCCAGGCAGCAGGGGATTTGCTGGACCGGCTCGGCTGTGGGACGAAGCGGAGCGTGGGCCTATGAGCGGACAGATGGCGGCAAGGCCGGACCGCGATGGGACGGCACGCCTGAGAGAGCAGATACGGGCCGCGATCGATGCCGGCGGAGAGATCGGCGACGATGAGCTGATGCGGACGGTGGAGCAGGCAGTCGACCGCTGGGAAGGCAGCGCCCGCCTCGTCTCGAGCGAACGGCTGCGGCTCGTGAGGCAGCTTTTCCATTCGTTTCGCGGACTCGATGTGCTGGAGCCGCTGCTCCAGGACGACTCCATTACGGAGATCATGATCAACGGGCATCGGCAGCTGTTCGCGGAGCGCGCAGGCCGCGTCGAGCCGCTTCGAGAACAATTCGAGAGCCGAGAGCGGCTGGAGGATCTCATCCAGGCGATCGTGGCGCAGGTCAACCGCGTCGTCAACGAATCCTCGCCGATCGTCGATGCCCGCCTCGCCGACGGCTCGCGGGTCCATATCGTCCTGCCGCCCGCATCTTTGTCGGGACCGGTCGTGACGATCCGCAAATTTCCGAAGCAGCCCTTGCTGATGGACGGGCTCATCGCCTGCGGCTGCCTGACGGACGAAGCGGCGGCCTTCCTGCAGAGGCTTGTGCGCGCAGGCTTCAATATCTTCGTCAGCGGGGGCACGGGCAGCGGCAAGACGACCTTCCTCAACGCGCTGTCCCGCTCGATCCCCGAGGAGGAGCGGGTCGTGACGATCGAGGATTCCGCCGAGCTGCAGCTGCAGGCGCCGAACCTGGTCCGGCTGGAGACCCGCAACGCCAACACCGAGGGCAAAGGAGCGCTGCCGATGCGCCAGCTCATCCGAGCTTCGCTGAGGATGCGTCCCAACCGGATCATCGTCGGCGAGGTGCGGGGCGAGGAGGCGGCGGACATGCTGGCCGCGATGAATACCGGGCATGACGGCAGCATGAGCTCAGGCCACGCCAACAGCGCCAAGGACATGCTCGGCCGGCTCGAGACGATGGTGCTTGCGGCGGCGGAGCTTCCCGTAGCCGCCATTCGTCAGCAGATCCTCTCGGCGGTCGATATCATCGTGCATCTGTCGAGGATGCGCGATCATACGCGCAAGGTGCTGGAGATTTGCCAGCTGGCGGGCATCGAGGGAGGGGAAATCCGGCTGGAGCCGCTGTTTCGCTTCGAGCCGGGGCCCGACGGAGCGGCGCGGCTTCGGCGCACGGAGGCCGCTTTGCGCCGAAGCGACAAGTGGGAGCGCAGCGGAGGCGGCGCCCCCCGCTCCGCAGCGGGCGGCTCTTCCGGCAAGGAGGGTCTCGAAGATGGCGATTGAACGGGCGGCACGCGGGTTGGAGCGCGGGCTGGAGCGCCTCGGATGGCCGGCAGGCGGAGGGCGGAAGCAGCCGGCTTCCGCCGGAGCTGGAGCCGACTACAGCCGGTACGAGCTGAGCCGCCGCCAGTTCTGGGTGGCGTTCGCCGTTGGAGCCGCTCTCGTCTTTGCGGCGGCATACCTGTTCTATTTGAATGCTGCCGTCGCCCTGCTGGCTTCCCTGGTCGGCATCAAGGCGCCTTCGCTTTATCGGGAGCATGCGCGAGCCAAGAGGCAGGACAGGCTTCGGATCCACTTCAAGGAGATGCTCTTCTCGCTCTCTTCCTCGCTTGCTGCCGGCCGTTCGGTCGAAAACGCCCTCTTCGCTTCGATCGGAGACCTCAGGCTGATTTATACGGGGGCTAGCACGGACTTGCTGCTGGAGCTCGAGCGCATCCGCCGCCGCTGCGCCAACGGGGAGACGCTGGAGTCGGGACTGCTCGACTTTGCCGTCCGCTCCGGCGTCGAGGAAATCATGCAGTTCTCGGACGTATTCACGACGTGCAAGCGCACGGGCGGCGATCTGGTGGAGATCGTGCGCCGCACCTCCCAGCTGATCGGCGAGCGGATCGAGGTCAACCAGGAAATTCAGGTGCTGATCGCCCAAAAGAAATTCGAGTCGAGAATCATGCTGGGCGTGCCGTTCGCTTTTCTCGGCTTCCTTCATGTCGCCGCGCCGGACTACATGGCGCCGCTTTATGCCGGCGCAGCGGGATATGGGCTGCTTACCGCCGCGCTGCTGCTGTTCGCCGCCTGCGGCTGGCTGATGCTTAAAATCATGGACATTCGGCTGTGAGGAGGTGGAGCGGATGGGATATGGATGGGGGTTCCTCGTCATGGCGATGGCCTGGATCGCGATGGCGACGGTCACGCTCGGCTGGCGCAGAGGTTGGAGCGAAGCTTGGTCCGGCGTCAGGACGAGGGACCGAGACCGGATCGGCCGTTTGCTCGGCGGCGAAGCGTTGCTGCGGCTAGCCGCCCGCAGCGGCATGCCGCAGGCGGTCGAAGACAGGCTTGCGGCGCTTCATGCGCTGCTCGTCCCGCTTCAAGGAGAGCGTTGGACGACGTCGGATACGAGGCGGCTGGCCGCATCGGCCGTTGCCGGAGGCTATGCGGCGGCAGCGGGAGGATGGCTCGTCGCCGCGGCGGCGGGCGAGCCGCTCATCGCCTGGCTCGGCCTCTTCGCCGGCTTGCTGCTGCCGGCGGGTAAGCTCCGCGACATCAAGGTCAAGGCGCAGCGCCGCAAGCAGGAGCTGCTGCTCGGGCTGCCTGATCTGCTGGGCAAGCTGACGCTGCTCGTCGGTGCGGGAGAAACGGTGCAGAGAGCGCTTGCGCGCTGCGCCGAGCGGCCGCTGCGGGGCGGGGCGGATGATCCGCTGCATGCGGAGCTGGCGAGGACGGTCCAGCTGCTGGCGAGCGGCCACCCGTTCAGCGCCGCGCTCGAATCGTTCAGCCGCCGCTGCGCCGTGCAGGAGGCTTCCGTATTCGCGACCGTGCTGCTGTTGAATTACCGCCGGGGAGGCGACCAGCTGTCCCTCGCGCTGAAAGAGATTTCCATTCCCCTCTGGGACAAGCGCCGCAGCGCGGCCCGAGCCCGAGGCGAGGAGGCCTCTTCCCGGCTCGTATTCCCGCTTGTCGGCATCTTTTTCATCCTGATGATAGTCGTCGGAGCGCCGGCCGTCCTGATGATGGGCGGTTAGAAAGTCAATCATTCACTTACGGAGGAATCGACAATGAAACGAAACGTATGGCTGAATCGGAAAGTCCGCTTGAACGAGGCGCTGAAGCGCTTTGCCCGTTCCGAAGAAGGACTGGGCACGCTGGAGATCATCCTGATTATCGCGGTCGTCATCATCATCGCCCTCATCTTCAAGGAATGGATCATCGACCTCATCAACAATCTCATGGGCAAAGCCGATGACCAGGCGAACAAGATTTTCGAATGATGAAAAGCCGATGCTGCTGAAGCGGCTCGCAGCCGGGGCGGAGGGCAGCCTCGCGCTGGAGGCAGCCTCGGTTTTCCCGCTGCTGCTTGCCGTGACGTTCGCTTGGATGATCGCCGCGCTGTTCATCTTCCAAGGAAGCGTGCTGCAAAGCGGGGCGGCCCGTGCTGCCGAAGCGGCTTCCCTGCACTGGGACAACAGCAAGCGGGAGGAATCCGGCCTGCCTCCTGCCGGGCAGGACGACGGCTTGTACGGGCGGCTGTCTCAGGACAGCCTGCTCCAAGGCCTGTTCGGACTTGCCGCCGGAGAGACTACCGCGAGCATCGCTTTGCCGGCGGCGCCATCTTCGAATGGTTCGCTCGCTGCGACGAAGCTGAGCAAGGCGGCCGCTCGGCTGTCTCCGGAGCTGCGCGGGGAGTTCGCCTACCGGAGAGAGGGGCTGGAGCGGCGCACGGAAGCCCGATTGCGCTTGCCGGTCGCGGCGGCGGAAGGACTGGCGCCGGCCGTTCGGGCATCGGCCGTCGTTACCGATCCGGTCGAATTCATCCGCAGTGTGGATCTGGTGCGCTATTATACCGCAAAATTCCGCTCCTCCCGTGACGTGCAGCCATCCTCGGCGGGAAAGGCGCTGACCGAATATGCTTCGGGCCGTCCTTAAGAGAGGCGCGGCAGCCTTCGGGCGTCGAGGCGGAGAATGCTCCGGCTGCAGTCTCCAGCCCTGCCGCCCGGATGAGCGGACGGGCGGTTCGGGCTTCCGTTCGACGCATGGCGCGGTCACGATCTGGACCTGCATGACCGTCTCGGCAGTCCTGCTGCTGATGGCGCTTCTTATCGACTATTCCCGGATCGCGGCCTTTCAGTACAAGCTCGACAGCCTGGCCGGGTCGTCGGTGCGCTCGGTGCTGGCCGCCTATGACGAGCCGCTGTACGAGCGGTACGGCCTCTTCGGGCGAGGAGGAACCGATGCCGCGCAGCTGGCAGCAGAGGCGCTTGACGCCTCGAGGGGACGGGACGGGCTGTCGGATCGGACGGCGAACGCGGATGACGCGTCGATGCGGCGGGTCGATCTGCTTCAGCTCCGTCTCGGCGAGCCGTCGGCCCAGCCGGCGCTCATGCTCGGCGAGTGGCCTGTGCTGCGCCGCCAGATCGAGCAGGAGATGAAGATCAAAGGACCGATCGATATGACGCTGGAGCTGTTCGACAAGCTTCGGCCGTTGGAGGGCTCGATGCAGCAGGCTAAGCAAGAGATCGACATGCTCCAGCAGTCGGAGAAAATCTTCGACAAGCGCCAGCGCGCGTTGACCGAGATGCTGGAGCTTGGCGAAGCCGCCGCCGCCGTCGCAAGCGAAACGGGCAGCGACGGGCTGGTCCCGCTGCCCGGTCTAGGCCAGGCGGACACGTTCAAGGCGGCGGCGGACGGCTACGGCCCTTACTTGGCGTGGCTGGCTGCCGATGAAGCCGCTCAAGCCGCCTATCAAGCCGCGCTCCTGGCAGCGCCCACAGGCGCTGAAGGCCTGCCGGGTTCCCCGATTCCGAGTCCGCCCATGCTGAATACCGCATCGATACAAGATTATGAAGCCGCCGCCGGCGAAGCGGCGAGCCGTTTGCTCGAGCTTGCTCCCGCAGCGGACCAGCATGATCGTCTCATCGGCCAGGCGCTGCAGCAGCTGGAGCTCGCCCTGCAAGCGGAGAAGGAGCTGGAGCGCCTGGCCGCTTCAGCGCCAGCCGCAGCGGCGCCTCCTGCGGGATCGGCTGCGCCGGCGGGAGGCGCAGCCGACTTGTCGGGACTGCTTCTCGGTCGGAGCTGGTTCGACCAGACAAAATCGGAGCTCCAGAGGCAAGGATCGCGCTTGCGCGCGTTCGCGGCTGAAGCATCGGTCGCAGGCAGACGTCTGGAGCAGGCTTTGACGCAGCGGTCCCTGGAATTTGTGCCGCTGCTCTTGGCCGATGCCGCCTTGCTCGCCGACAAGCTGAAGCCTTACTGGCAAGCTTATGTTTCACCCGGCCAGGAGCTGCAGGAACGGAAAGAAATGCTGAAGGCTTCGGACAACAGCAAGGGGCTGCGGGAAGCCGAGAAGAAAAAGGCGGACAGCCTCTGGAAACAGGCGAAAGAGATGCTCGATGGGTTCGAGCGGTTGAAGGCCGCGCAAGCCGAGCTGGAGGAATTCGGCAAGGTGGAGCAGTTGAGCGCAGCGAATCGTGCCTTCAACGAATCGCTTGGACAGCGGGCGGACAGTGGCGGCGGACAAGCAGAGACGGACGGCCCCGCGGACGTAGTCGACACGGCGGACGAGGCGATCGCCGATGCCCAGAACACGGGCAGCGGCGTGCTGGCCGGATTGGAATCGCTGCTGGCGGCAGGCGGCGAGCGCTTGCTGATGGCGGAATATGGCGCCCGCCGGTTTTCTTCCATGGACCCGAGAAGGCTGCAGACGCTGCTCGTCGGAGGGAGTTCGCAGGAGGCTCCGACGGAGCTTGCCTCGCTGAGCCAGCAGGAGCTGGAGTACATTTTATACGGATATGCCAACCCCGGGGCTAATCTCGCTGCCGCATACGGCGAACTGTTCGCTTTGCGGCTGGCGATCCGCACGATGGAAGGTCTGATCGCCAGCCGTGCCGCCGGCCATCCGCTGCTTGTGCTGGCCATGGCAGGCGTCTACGGCTTGCAGCATGCGCTGGGCGATATGCGCGAGCTTGGGGCGACGGGGACATCGGAGCTCTCCAAATATGCTCCGGTGCGGCTCGGGTATTTGGATTACATGCGTCTGTTCATGCTGGCGCACGGTACGGGAGACAAACCGCTCAGCCGCATGGCGGGGATCATCGAGCATCGGACGGGGGCAAGGCTCGACCAGGTGCCGACAGGAATGTCGGTCGCGCTGTCCGGCTCGATTCCGCTCTGGTTCCTGCCCGGCTTGGCGCGTCTTGCCGGACATGCAGGCTTGCTGGACGGACAAGTGACAGGAGGCAGGTATGAAGCGACATCGATTGCCGGCTGGTCCTACGGATAGCTCGGCCATGAAGCTGCTTCGCGGCCGCGAAGGCTCGATCGTGCTGGAAGCGGCGCTTGTCGTGCCGGTCTTCCTGCTATTGCTCGTGCTGCTCTCCGTGTTCCTGCAGCTGTCTGCGGCCGAAACGGCGCTGCAGAGAGCCGCCGACGCCTCGGCCAGACAGATCGCCGCTCATATGCGCCCGGCGCTGCTGCTGCAGCAAGAGGCGGCAGCGGCGATCGGGGCAGCCAACCCGAGCGGCTTGGACGCGGCTTTGCCAGGATGGAGGGAAGCGGCCGCAGCGGCGGCTGGGCGACTGCCGGAGCCGGCCGGTCCGCTCGCCGAATCGGTGTTGCGCGGCGAATGGAAGCCTGCGCTGCAGGCAGCCGCCGACACCGCGGCAAAAAAGGCGCTCGAGCCGCTGCTTCTCCGCGAGGCGGAGGCGGCGGGGCTGGAAAAGGAGCATGTTCGGCTCACGGCTGTCCGCTTGCCCGACCTCGACACCCGGGAGCAGGGATTCCTGCTGCTGGAGGCCGAGTATTCGTTTCCGATCCGAGTGCCGTTCACGAACGAACGCATCGTGCTGCGGCGGTGGGCCAAGGAACGTGCTTGGATCCCGGATGCGGCTGCGGCGACGGGCCGGGAACAAGCCGAGCCGGGAGAAGGCTCGGTACGGATTGCAAGCTTGACGCCGGTGCCGGCCCGTCCCGGAAAAAAGGCGACGTTGACCGCTGTCGCTGCTCCCGGTGTTCAGGTGACGCTTGAAGTCCGCTACAAGAGCGGCAGCAGCGTATCCCGACATGTCGGGACGAAAACGGCCGACTCGTTGGGCCGAGTCGATTGGACCTGGCTCGTCTCGGGCAATACGACGCCGGGAGTCTGGGAAGTGATCGTCACCTCATCGGACGGCGGAAGCGCGACGATGCCTTTCCATGTCAAGAAGAAGCCGTAGAGAAATCGACATTCATTCAAGAAAGGAGGCTCGGCGATGCCGATTTGGATAGGAGCTGCGACCGCTCTGCTGCTCGCCCTCGCTTTTTGGAGCGACGTCCGTACGATGCGGATTCCCAATGCGCTTACCGGAGGCTTTTTCGCCGCTGGACTCGGGGCGCACGGAGCCGTGGATGGCATATCAGGGATGGGCCAATCCGCTCTCGGGGCGGCAGCCGGCTTCATCCCGCTCGCGCTGCTTTACCTGCTGCGGGGCATCGGGGCCGGAGACGTCAAGCTGTTCGCGGCGATCGGGGCCTGGACGGGAGCGGCCGCAGTGCTCGAGCTGCTTCTCTACTCCATGCTTGCCGGCGGAATCGGCGGAGCCGTCTATCTGTTGTTCAGCCGTGCCCGCCGATTCAAGCGCGGATGCAGCAAGGGAGGAGCGCCGCAGGAATCCGATGCGGCGGAGCGGCCTGCGGTCCGCTTCCCGTTCATGCTGGCTGTCGTGCCGGGCGCGCTGGCGATGCTGCTGTTAGGAGGCTGAGTCTGGCTGTCGTCGGCTTGATGGCCGCCGCAGGAGCAAGGAACGCCAACGAAGCGAAAGGAGGACGCGGGATGCGTCAGATCGTAGCGGATTACGAATGGAATCGGGAGCATGAGCTCGTGCTGTCCCGGATCGGCGGCATCGGACGCGGCGACCTGGAGGAGATCGAGCTGGCGATGCTGGAAGAGGTCCAAGTGCCGGGATTGCTGCCGATCGGCTGGGAGGAGATGAATGGGGAGGTCAAGCTGAGATATCGGCTCACGGGCCGCAAGATGCTCAAGCAGAAGCTGGCGGACGGGATGGATCGGCCCGAGGAGCTCTACTCGCTGCTGTACGGTGTCGTCTCGGCCATCGAGCAATGCCGCGCCTGCCTGCTCGAGCCGGACAATCTGCTGCTGGAAGAAGCCCATGTATTCGTCGGCGACAGCTGGGAGGACTGCGGACTCGTTTACCTGCCGATGCGATTGGAGCATCGGCCGTCGGAGCTCCCGCTGCGCAGCCGGCTGCTTGCTCTATCCGCCGTATGCGCAGGCGCGGTTCGACAGGTCGACGCCGGCCTCCCGGCATTGCTCAAGGCGCTCGGTGACGATCAGGTCTCCATGGCGGGCTTGAAAGAGATGCTGCTGGAGCTGAGCGCCGGCCATAGCGGCCAAGCAGAGAGGAGACGCACCGAACGAGAACGCGGGGGAGAGCTTGAGCCGATGCTGTCTTCCATCGGCTTCCAAGGTCAAGCGGGCGAGCCGCTCCGTGCGGATCGACTTGTTGTCGGGGCGAAGGGCAGGCCTGTTTCTTCACCCTCCTTCGCGAATCCGCCATCGTCTGCTCGCGCCGTCCCGTCCGCCGCAGTCCCAGAATCGATATCCGAGCCGGAGGCGCCGGCGCGGCCGGCGGAGAAGCCCGGCGATGCTCCAAGGGAACGCAAGCCGGGGCTTCATACCTCGGATGCGTTGCTGCCGATGCGGCTGGATCCGTCCCCGGAGAATTCGCCGGCTCGTTCCACGAAGCCGCTGAATCGGGGCATCGTCATCCTTGCCGTTCTCGCTGCGGCGGCGCTTCCGTGGAAGATGCTCTACCTGGAGAGTCCGACGCGATCGAATCTGATGATTGGCCTGGGCACGCTCGCTGTCGCTGCAGCCGCGATCATATGGGTCTGGAAGGGGAAGCGGGGCGAGCAGCGGGAGGAGGCGTGGCCAGACAGCCACCCCTCCGCTTTCGAGCCGGACTCCGGTCCGCTGTCGCTCAAGAGAGACAAGCGCTGGTCGTTCGAACAGGGATCGGACGGGGAAGGAGAGGAGGAGGCGGAGCCGTGGAGATGGAACGCCCCTCCAGCTCCGCCGCAGCGTCAAGGTACGCCTCTTTCCGTTTCGGATCGAGCCCCGAATGAGGTCCGGCCTATGCCGTCACCGCCCGCTGCTTCGGACCCGACTGTCTGGCTCGGAAACGAGTTGGAGAAGGAGCAGGCGGATTCACATAGCGCGGCGGCAGGCGTCGTCAACCGGACCCGCGGAGGCGTAAGGGACAGCTTCGCTCTTGCTGCGGGGAGTCATACGATCGGGCGTGCGCCGGAGTCCGGGCAATGGCGGGATGAGACGAGCGGCGTCTCGCGCCGCCATGTCGAGCTGGCGTGCAGACCCGGCTCCTGCGAGGCCAAAGACCTCGGTTCAAGAAACGGTACGACCCTGAATGGCCGGGCGATGGTCCCTTATAAAAGCTATAAGCTGGAGGACGGCGATGTCCTCCAGCTGGCTGGTCGGGATGGTTCCCGGTATGAAGTTCGGCTCGGTTAGTGGGGCGGCTGACGGAGCAGATCGTCCAGCGCAGGCTGGATTTCGGCGAAGTGAAAGCGGAAACCGCTTTTCAGCGCCTTTTCGGGCAGGACCCGCTGGCCTTGAAGCAGCAGCTCCGACATCTCCCCTAGCGCCAGCTTGAGCGGAAGCGCAGGCGCGATCAGCCAATAGGGACGGCCGAGCGCCCGGGCCGCCGCCCGTCCGAACTGCTCGTTGCGGACCGGCTCCGGCGAAACGGTATTGACCGGGCCGGAGAGGCTGTCGTTTTCCAAAGTGTGGACGATCAGGCGAGTCAGGTCATGCAGATGGATCCAAGACATCCATTGCCGTCCATTGCCGACCGGGCCTCCCGCCATCGCGCGGAAAGGCAGGAGCATGCTCGGCAGCGCACCGCCTCCGTTTCCGAGCACGATCCCGAACCGCAGCAGCGCCCGCCGTCGGGCGGGAATGAGCTCCGCAGCTTGCTCCCAATCCCGTACGACGGAGGAGAGGAAGTCGCGGTCCGTCGTCGGACTCTCCTCCGTGAACGCAGCCGTCTCGTCAAAGCCGTACGCATTTACGCCGGACGCTTGGACAAGCACCTGCGGATCAGCGCCCGCCCGCTTCAGCAGCGTTCCCAGCCGGGACGCCGTCTCGATCCGTGAATCCCGAATGCGCTTCTTAGCCGCGCTCGTCCAGCGCTGGCTGATCGGCTCGCCGGCCAGGTTGACGACGGCATCCGCGGCAGCGAGCTCGCTCGGATCCGCCTCCAGCTGATCCCATCCGACAACGCGAAAGCTCCCGTCGCCGATCGGTGCGGCGGCGGGAGCTTTCGCGGAGCTGCGGGAGACGATCCAGCCGGCATGGCCGGCTTGGGACAGCCGCTGAACGAGCGCGCGGCCGATGAAGCCGGTCCCTCCGGCAATGATGATCTTCATCCTCGACTCCTCCGTTCTTCGGTCATGCCTCTTCAAGCGCCGTCAGCGGCGCTTCAGGAAGCTTCCTTGATGGAGACCAGCCACGGCTGCTTGATCTTGCCGTCCGTGCCTCCGTCGACTTCTTTTACAATGTAAGTATAGTCGACGCTCGTTCCCTGCTCGAAGGCCTGCATCTGCTGGACCAGCTCCGATCCGGCCTGGAATACGACCGTATCGGTAGGGGTCTTGATCTCGACCGAGTGGCCGTCCGCGAGGCCGTTGAACGTTCCGGACGCCTGCTGCTCCTCGGACTGCGTGACCGGGTCGCCGCTGGCAGCGGCTTTCTCGGAGTTCCCGGGCGTCGGCGTCGCTTGGGCGACGGGCTCGCCGGCGGAGTCCGGAGACACGTCGGACGAGCTGTCCACGATGCCGCTTCCCGTCGTGGCGTTGGTCGCGTTGGAAGCGTTGTCCGCCGGCATTTCTTTCACGCCGCACCCCGCGGCGATCATCAGCATCGACATCAAGGCCAGGCTCGCGGGCGCGAGGCTGGCTTTTCTTTTGCCGCCGGAGCGGCGGGCTGTCATCAGATTCATGGCAAGCACCTCCAAGGTCGTCTTCTCCTGTGCCCTTCCTTACCCGGACTGGCCGGAAGCCAATCCGTCGGCAGCGGAGGCATCTCTCTCTCCGCCGATCCGGCATCTCGCCGTCGAGGCGATCGGCGTCTCAGCGGTTCAGGAGATGGGTGTATGCGGAGTAGTCGATGCCGCGCTTGTCCAAGAACGTGACGAGACTGCGGTAGTCCCGCTTGGGCGTCGCGCGGATGTAGCCCTCGATGCAGTGGCTCCGCGTCACTTCGCTGGCGCCGCTCTCGACCGCGACTTGCCCGATGCGCGCAGCGATGGAATGGCGGGCGATGTCGCGAAACGGACCGGGCACGGGCGAGACCAGCTCGTCGAGCAGCTCCTTGGAGTCGTCGGTCCACATGTCCCGGCTGCGCTCGACCCAATAATTTTGCCAGTCGAGCTTGGACTTGCCGTCGCGCTTCGGCAGCACCTTGAGAAACTTGCGGAACATGAAGAAGCCTCCGACGGCCATCGAGCCGACCA encodes:
- a CDS encoding TIGR01777 family oxidoreductase — encoded protein: MKIIIAGGTGFIGRALVQRLSQAGHAGWIVSRSSAKAPAAAPIGDGSFRVVGWDQLEADPSELAAADAVVNLAGEPISQRWTSAAKKRIRDSRIETASRLGTLLKRAGADPQVLVQASGVNAYGFDETAAFTEESPTTDRDFLSSVVRDWEQAAELIPARRRALLRFGIVLGNGGGALPSMLLPFRAMAGGPVGNGRQWMSWIHLHDLTRLIVHTLENDSLSGPVNTVSPEPVRNEQFGRAAARALGRPYWLIAPALPLKLALGEMSELLLQGQRVLPEKALKSGFRFHFAEIQPALDDLLRQPPH
- a CDS encoding DUF6382 domain-containing protein, which translates into the protein MRQIVADYEWNREHELVLSRIGGIGRGDLEEIELAMLEEVQVPGLLPIGWEEMNGEVKLRYRLTGRKMLKQKLADGMDRPEELYSLLYGVVSAIEQCRACLLEPDNLLLEEAHVFVGDSWEDCGLVYLPMRLEHRPSELPLRSRLLALSAVCAGAVRQVDAGLPALLKALGDDQVSMAGLKEMLLELSAGHSGQAERRRTERERGGELEPMLSSIGFQGQAGEPLRADRLVVGAKGRPVSSPSFANPPSSARAVPSAAVPESISEPEAPARPAEKPGDAPRERKPGLHTSDALLPMRLDPSPENSPARSTKPLNRGIVILAVLAAAALPWKMLYLESPTRSNLMIGLGTLAVAAAAIIWVWKGKRGEQREEAWPDSHPSAFEPDSGPLSLKRDKRWSFEQGSDGEGEEEAEPWRWNAPPAPPQRQGTPLSVSDRAPNEVRPMPSPPAASDPTVWLGNELEKEQADSHSAAAGVVNRTRGGVRDSFALAAGSHTIGRAPESGQWRDETSGVSRRHVELACRPGSCEAKDLGSRNGTTLNGRAMVPYKSYKLEDGDVLQLAGRDGSRYEVRLG
- a CDS encoding DUF2621 domain-containing protein encodes the protein MPHIPDWFMYFIVFWAFVMVGSMAVGGFFMFRKFLKVLPKRDGKSKLDWQNYWVERSRDMWTDDSKELLDELVSPVPGPFRDIARHSIAARIGQVAVESGASEVTRSHCIEGYIRATPKRDYRSLVTFLDKRGIDYSAYTHLLNR
- a CDS encoding A24 family peptidase → MPIWIGAATALLLALAFWSDVRTMRIPNALTGGFFAAGLGAHGAVDGISGMGQSALGAAAGFIPLALLYLLRGIGAGDVKLFAAIGAWTGAAAVLELLLYSMLAGGIGGAVYLLFSRARRFKRGCSKGGAPQESDAAERPAVRFPFMLAVVPGALAMLLLGG